A genomic window from Solanum stenotomum isolate F172 chromosome 10, ASM1918654v1, whole genome shotgun sequence includes:
- the LOC125842526 gene encoding inositol-tetrakisphosphate 1-kinase 1-like → MAERMRRFGVGYALAPKKQASFIQVSLVNLAKERGIDLVKIDMDMPLIEQGPFDCVLHKLYGDDWKRQLEEYALKYPHVLIIDSLEAIERLHNRISMLQVATELEIKCETTSFGIPKQTVVYDAKIVSASYLESEGLKFPVIAKPLVADGSAKSHKMLLVFNKDGLSKLKPPIVLQEFVNHGAVIFKVYVVGDYVKCVKRKSLPDVMEENLGKLESYLSFSQVSNLNTCEKNDDKYYKLMNLDDAELPPLSFLKEIARGLRRATKLYLFNFDLIRDNRVGNKYLVIDINYFPGYAKMPNYESVMTDFFWDVLNKNDKGFENLQKGSCEKEVRLLVGNKGYGEDEGTLPVSPLKREEKENTIQV, encoded by the coding sequence ATGGCGGAGCGAATGAGGAGATTTGGAGTAGGTTACGCTTTGGCACCGAAGAAACAAGCGAGTTTCATACAGGTATCGCTTGTTAACCTAGCGAAGGAACGAGGAATCGATCTCGTTAAGATCGATATGGATATGCCTTTGATTGAACAAGGACCGTTCGATTGTGTTCTTCATAAGCTGTATGGTGATGATTGGAAGCGGCAATTGGAGGAGTATGCTTTGAAATATCCTCATGTGTTGATTATTGATTCGCTTGAGGCGATTGAGCGGTTGCATAATCGGATTTCGATGCTTCAGGTGGCGACTGAGCTGGAAATCAAGTGTGAAACGACCTCGTTTGGGATTCCTAAACAGACTGTTGTGTATGATGCGAAAATAGTGTCGGCGAGTTATTTGGAGAGTGAGGGATTGAAGTTTCCTGTGATTGCGAAACCGTTGGTGGCTGATGGAAGTGCGAAATCGCATAAGATGTTGTTGGTGTTTAATAAGGATGGGTTGAGTAAACTGAAACCACCTATAGTTTTGCAGGAGTTTGTGAATCACGGGGCTGTGATTTTTAAGGTTTATGTGGTTGGTGATTATGTGAAGTGTGTGAAGAGGAAGTCGTTGCCTGATGTGATGGAGGAGAATTTGGGGAAATTAGAGAGTTATTTATCGTTTTCGCAGGTTTCAAATTTGAACACTTGTGAAAAAAATGATGATAAATACTATAAGCTGATGAATTTGGATGATGCTGAATTGCCCCCATTGAGTTTTCTGAAGGAGATAGCAAGAGGGCTCAGACGAGCTACGAAACTGTAtctctttaattttgatttgattagGGATAATAGGGTTGGAAATAAATACCTTGTTATTGACATTAACTATTTCCCTGGGTATGCAAAGATGCCGAATTATGAGAGTGTGATGACAGACTTTTTCTGGGATGTGCTGAATAAGAATGATAAGGGTTTTGAGAATTTACAGAAGGGCAGTTGTGAAAAGGAGGTGAGGTTGTTAGTTGGGAATAAAGGGTATGGTGAGGATGAAGGGACATTACCAGTTTCACCTCTTAAGagggaagaaaaagagaatacTATTCAGGTCTAA